A region of the Oncorhynchus clarkii lewisi isolate Uvic-CL-2024 chromosome 29, UVic_Ocla_1.0, whole genome shotgun sequence genome:
gttAGCTTGCTAACGTTAAATGCTGGCGTCATCTTTTGTTTATGTACTAGCTCGCTCTGTGCCTTACATCTGCCACCATATCGGGTTGTTTTGGTACAATGTTGTCATGATCATAGCAAAAGCAATGCTGACAAAACAATGTATAATATTGTTGATCTAGTTAGTTGTCTCTTGCAACGttctatatttaagcaataatgcccgaggaggtgtgttgtgtgtgtgtgtatatatggccaataaaccacggctaacacggaacccaaaccggctggggcgtgcgctatcgtgcattAATTTATTTtgtaatgacattaatttggcaacaggtcgaaaagcattgaATCTGTatggctagttagcttgcacttgctagctaatttgccctatttagctagcttgctgttgatagctaatttgtcctgggatataaacattgagttgttattttgcctgaaatgcacaaggtcctctactctgacaattaatccacacacaaAACGACCggccgaatcgtttctagtcatctctactgtatttattttgctcctttgcaccccagtatctctactttgcacactcatctactgtcaaatctaccattccagtgttttaattgctatattgtatttgctttgccaccatggcctatttattgcctttacctcccttatctcacttcatttgctcacattgtatatagacttatttttctactgtattattgactgtatgcttgttttactccatgtgtaactctgtggtgttatgtgtcgaactgctttgctttattttggccaggtcgcagttgtaaatgagaacttgttctcaacttgcctacctggttaaataaaatctcTCCtaccttccaggctttttcaacTTAAAGCTTATAtagtgattggcatctacactttcatagtattaccacgacaaccggaaAATTATTGATGTTcatttgatgaatttattcatagtatttcatccttccacaagatgtAGTCCTgaaacaaatctagggttgctaccaagccggctggtcgttcgttctattggttcggttgccagagctgcgacccagtcgttcagtctttttgttctgtatctatggacgcgacccagtcgttcaatCTAAATGTTACATTGCcgtactggctggcaacgttcttatcccttgctagcTAGACAACTACTGCTAAtttagtcacgtcaaacagtgcagacagaataacaacagtagctgcatttgtttaagctgttttctagtgacatttatttggctacatccataacaatgagctaatgaggcacaATTCCGTCTGGTGTAGAAAACGTGCTCTCTcttcaggacactgttgttcataggagctagccaacaacacagctaacacaatcacttcagactgaagctggaaagactgcaaactaacTGCACTTCGTTTCGATTGACCTTGTTTCAATTGACATtactttgtatatatccataaaaattatgccagctgattcatgattttgactggctgagaaatgcTGCCTGCCTCTCTCGTCCAGACTCCCGACCCCTAAAGGTTCAGTAATCTGGGACAGTTGGAGATCGATTTtgattattgaaacaatgttgcaaacgtcagggagactgtgagagcaaggtttatacaaatctctgctgttaaactaaatgttagtctaaaaaaagtgtgagataatgtctagatgctttttatagtggagatcaagtttataactttcctgcctgggctgatgagacagtggattgcgcagttagatggaacagagtaagtaggcattttaacgtcagaTTTAGCCGGTAGTAATTTGTGGATTAGGCACCGGCTGGAATgctcttttaaccaatcagcattcagggctcgacccaCCAAGTTTATAATTGACATTTTCCTCTTTGACATTTCTTTGCACACCCTTGCAACTGTAGCTATAATAACATAGCTAATTTCAGATGGAAATGACAGCATTGCATATGAACTTAGCCTAACTCCCCAGAGACCCAGATGAAAGTCAATGCTGGGGGCTTGATTGAATAGATTTGTTAGTTTGTTATTTAATGTTCCCTAACCTGGTTTCCCCCTAGTGACTACCTGTTCAAGCTGCTTCTGATTGGTGATTCAGGGGTGGGAAAGTCCTGCCTCCTGCTTCGATTTGCGGTAAGAACTATCCGTGTTCAGTGTTACTGGCATTTTGATCAGTCTTCAGCTTTACATCAACGTTTGGATGGATACTGTGTGTCCATTTGTTGATTAAAGctatgttttttaattttttatgatGCATTTCAGGATGACACCTACACGGAAAGTTTCATAAGCACCATCGGCGTGGACTTCAAAATCCGAACTATTGAATTGGACGGCCGGACCATCAAACTACAGATTGTGAGTTGAGTCAGCAGCTCTGGCAGCTGTCCTGGGAAGTTTAATTGCAGTTCATGCTTTCATGTAGTGCGTTTAACTTATATATTTTAAATTGTCTTTAGTGGGACACTGCTGGTCAGGAGCGGTTTCGCACCATCACCTCCAGCTATTACAGAGGAGCCCATGGTATCATCGTTGTCTATGATGTAACAGATCAGGTTAGTGACGCCCCTCCACAAAGAACATTAATTAACATCTATGAGTCAACCTGCATTTATTGACAACACGTAACTGAGGTATTTTCTCTTTCTAGGAGTCTTACAACAATATAAAGCAGTGGCTGCAGGAGATTGGCCGCTATGCCAGCGAGAATGTCAACAAGCTGCTGGTGGGTAACAAGTGTGACCTCACCACCAAGAAGGTAGTAGACTACACGACAGCCAAGGTGAGTCCTCAGGAAACGTGGACTCTCATACAGATTAACCACAGTATTTGGGTATATTATACTCTGTAGCCTTAGTTTGTTGTAGTTTACATCGGGGcccaaaatgtactttttgtctaccagccactgtggcaggtaaATTAAGAAAATATACCAGCCACTCAAATATTTTCAccagtcaattttttgggggccataaacacacaaaaaaacagatcaccatgctttgtaatgtttctaaaacaagaaatgtaagaagtaatgtggtatattgCTCAATTTAATTTCGTTTTTTGTGACGTGAGTCTTTTAAATCAAAATATCAGACATTTTTTTATCTGCCCCTTTAAGGGTGGGACATTACCGTGGTAACAGGAAATTAGTAGTGTCTGAGATTTTTGATCTGACTATAGAGCGTGTCTTCACTATCAGTTGAAGCAGCAGACTCAAACTAACATTGAAAAACAACTGAGCTTGAGGACTAAGTCTCACTTTGTAGATTTGTTTAGGGTAAATTAGACCAGCTTTTATGCCTGTGCACAGCGCCTCAAAATGAATCTATCAGCACTTCAGTGTGTGCACAGCTCCCCTGCAAGGCAATGTTGATGCGTGAGGAGGGGTATAGGATTCTTATTTCTTTGTGTGATTAGCAGCTATTaaacaaaacgcagaaatactttgaaaacagctactgcTGCATTTTTCATACTTTACTTTTCACACTTTTTTTATTTGTGAATGTAACGCTCGCATTGTAGAACCCTGCAAATTGACCACTCGCCAGCATGGCTGGGGAAATAGACATTCTTACCCGCTAGTACCTAAATCTACCTGCGTTTGGCGGTTGCTCAGTTTATGCCCTGGTCGACATGCTCAATTATCAACCCTTGGGACACATTATTACTTGCAATTGAAGCACCCTACTACTGCAGTCAGACTGGTGATTGACCCATCTCATTCTCCTCAAACAGGAATTTGCTGACTCCCTATCCATCCCCTTCCTGGAGACCAGTGCGAAGGACGCAACTAACGTGGAGCAATCCTTCATGACCATGGCGGCTGAGATTAAGAAGCGCATGGGGCCCGGGGCCCCGGCAGGAGGAGAGAAGCACAACCTGAAGATTGACAGCACTCCAGTGAGGCAGTCTGGGGGAGGATGCTGTTAGGAcggtcctgccctctcctctcacccccagAGGCCCATGAGTAGAGTAACAGTATTGGGTTGAAGTTGGGGTACTTCTGACAACAGGAAAATATGGTGGTGGGATCTTCAAGAACTGGCTGACATTTTTTACCTCTTGACCAATGCCCATAATTGAGTGAGTAAGAAAGTTTTGTGCTGAAGGAATAGTCCCCCCTCAACTctttttaaaaaaataagaaaaaaattcAACGATATGCACAGAAGTGGAAATAtcttaataaaaaaaatgtgatatGGCATAACTGATGATTGTAACTAATCCAGCACTTTCTGTCTCTCATAATATGtatcacagatttttttttaacacacATATATGTGTGTGATTGAAAGAAATCATGGATGTTCTTTCAACTATGGTTGATTATATTACTTAAGTAATAAGGCCTGTGGAGGTGTggtaaatggccaatataccacgactaagggctgttcttatgcacaaggcaatgcggagtgcctggacaccaccctcagccatggtatattggccataaatcATTGGGCCCGTGCACACAAACACGATATAGGGCTGCTGTTGAGGAAAAGGAGAGGACATGGTGAAGTCAAAACAGTTTTCGCAACCTGGGGACCACGTGGTAAATGGAAACCTGCCATCATGGTGTCCACATCTTTAATGTCTGATTTAATCATTGTTATATGATACTATTATTACATGGTGGTTTTATTACtgttatgtttgtttgtttttgattCTCTGTTTTCTAATCTAGAATGTGTATAATCAATTATGTTGTTGTTACCTAATGATTGAGTGCATAACCGAAGGCTGACAGCATTTGGTTCTTTCTGGAGTGGAAGCCGGCTATAAACAGGAGGGAATTAAGGCATGTCCAATACTTGAGCATTTCATTTGACCTCACATCAATTCAGAATGCTGCTGTTCCATCACAGCTTTACATGTTTCCTATACTATATGGGCAACCTCTGGTTGGTGTCTGACAACTTCCCTTTCATTATTACAGTACTAGCCAGGGGCGGCtctagcagatgctcttatccagatcaAATACACACATAACATATTTAACTGACAGAGGTATTGAACTGCCCATTGTTCAGCACAGCAAGCAATTaatgttaagtgccttgctcaagggcacattgacagattatTCACTTAGTCGGTTCAGGAATTCCAACAAGCAACTTTGCGGTTACTGGGCCGACGCtcataaccgctaggctacctgctgcctgtaGGGCACTGGTCCAAAGTACTGCACTTAATAGTTTGCCACCCTGCAGCAAAACAATATAGGCCCCCTCTTACAGTGAAGTGAAAAATTTTACTTATTAAAGTTCATTTTCTGTCgttctacatattttgccatgggactttgagaaaatgttgcagttttaaagcacgtTTTCTgctattctacatattttgccatgggatggagagagatttttgcagtttcaaagctaatttcctgtaattctacacattttgtaatgacATGCCATGTTAATATGGTCTGAGTGAGAATAAcgaaatcaatgggggccccctggaggtcaggttcCCTGCACACTTGCCCggtcatgattactacaagtttagatagctggctagactaactaccaatctaaCAATTGTTAGCTGTCATGGCTAATTGATTGACTGTCAGTGAgagacataacaagagaaaaagtAACACAAGCACATTTTGAAATTTCACCAGGTGTTTTCTACTATTGTTACTCTCAAAAGTAAATTGAGACCTGACTGAGTTcct
Encoded here:
- the LOC139388618 gene encoding ras-related protein Rab-1A-like, translated to MNPEYDYLFKLLLIGDSGVGKSCLLLRFADDTYTESFISTIGVDFKIRTIELDGRTIKLQIWDTAGQERFRTITSSYYRGAHGIIVVYDVTDQESYNNIKQWLQEIGRYASENVNKLLVGNKCDLTTKKVVDYTTAKEFADSLSIPFLETSAKDATNVEQSFMTMAAEIKKRMGPGAPAGGEKHNLKIDSTPVRQSGGGCC